In Oxalobacteraceae bacterium OTU3CINTB1, the sequence TTCGACCAGATCGGCCCCAATGTGAAGGATGCATGTAGCTCCGATCCGAATTATCGGGAACGGCGCAAGGGTCACCTCGATTGCTCCTATACAAAGGAGAACGGCTATCAGTGCTTTATCGGCATTGACCTTAAAACCGGGAAAAGCATGAATGGCTCGGTCTGTTAACCACGGCTAAATTAGTGTTCATCTCAGCAGAGCAAAGTAAAGGAGGATGCAGTCGCCTATCCATCGGACGGCGCACAGTAACGCTTGTACGCCGCTTAATATTCTTTGCGATAGGCCTAATTTTGACTACTGGCCTTAGGAATAGCGCATTCGTGGCACTTCAAACTTTCCATCATCAGCAAGCGTGTCGTCGTTGACTTTTCTCCAGAAACGGAAGCTACCATCTTTGCCCGCCTCCTTACCAATCATGAACACGCGTCCGTACGTGATATGCGCGGCAGCCGCTTTAGCTCGGTCGTAATATTGCAGGTGTGCACCTTTAACTTCAGCTAACGCCACTCCACCGCCTTCGACTCGCTCTTTAAGATGCAATACAAAGTCAGGGAAGAACCCCATGCCGTCAGCCCATTTATATAGCGCCACGCTCGACGGCTTGCGAACCGGGTTACGGTGCCACCAAATTACATCAGTTGATGTGTCAAGTTGCTCCGCGAATTCACGCTCCTGCGGGCTCATGTCTGCGGGGAAAACGCCGAATATATTTCTCGCAGCGGACTCTAACGGAACATCGCTTACCAGGCTGTCGGGGAGATGAACATTCGAGGCATGTACCTGCTCAGCACGCATGCGTTTATGAGCCTCTTTAACCAAGTTCGGATTACGCACAAGAACTAACTCAAGCTGATGGGTTAGCTCTTCATCGATTGCTGGAGGGATATGACCCTCCGCTATCAAGGTGCTGTGAAAACGAGTTTTTAGTGCTTGGAGCATCTCCCTGCGGTCCACATCATCGAATTCGAACGCCAATTGACGAGCCTTTGCAGCAATCATCGGGGTCGATACCTGCGCCCAGATGTCGCGGTCTTCCACAACGGTACTGGCGTCAAATACGTCAGTGGTACGCTCGGTCATTTTGGAGCGTACCTTAAGGCGGTCACCAAGCACTTTTGCGAAGTCAATACAGCTCACCAATCGCTCTTCAAAATCGTCTGGGACAGCGGGCAAGGTCTCCGTCACTAAGGAGTGTGGCATGTATTCGCGTCGCGCATAGACGAAGCGCTGGTCGTTTTGCGCGTCTAGCTCAAACGCTTTCGTTAGTGCCGTGTGCCCGTCCTTGTAACCAGGCGAAAAATCGGAAGGCGGTGTTGCTAGCAATGCGAATAACGGAGACTGCTTGGTGAGAAGCTGCGATGGATTGTCGGCCATTACCGTCCCTGTCAATTCTTGCGGTGCCGTTTTGACTGGGTATGCATCCGGCTCGGGTAGCAAGGTCAGAGACTGGCCAGGCTTAACCACTTGCACAACAGTTTCGCCCGCGACCACGGTAACGACAGTGGATGCGCCAGCTTGGGCCATTTGCTCAGGCATTTGATTGATTTGTGCCGCCGCACTCAGTAGTCCCTCCTGCGCCGCGCTATTAGCTAAGAAGACATAGCCATAGCTAAGCAGTTTTGACAGCAAGTCCAATCGGCCTTGAAGGCTGCGATGAACGCGCATAATACGGCCGACAACCTGCACGCCGAAATCTGCGTCGCGTGCTCCGCGTAACGCCGCTAAAGTGAAAGCTCGCGGAGCGTCAAAGCCCGTAGCAATTGCCATCTTAAAAAGAATCACCTCCACGCTAGGGTCATTCGCCAGCGCATCCAGATTAGGGTCCGGCTCATCGGCAGTATGCTCTCGCACAGCCGATTCAGGAAACTTTAAAACATTTACCAAGTATGCCTTTGCGTCCTTAATGGCCTGCCCGCCGTTTGGTACTTGCACCAACATCAATGGTGTGAGGCTAATATGCTCGTCCGCAAGAGTTTTCTTTATAAGTCGATGCATGGCCGCGCACTCGGAGAGCGCGACCTCTTCATAGGCAATCAGTTGAGCATCGTCCGCATTCTGGCTAATAAAACGTACCGCCTTTACAGAACGTTTGAGTAGTTGCGCGTCGACACCTTCATGACGAGAGATCGACGCCCACTCGCTTTGCGGACCAATGCGGTATCCGGTCTGAGTCGCAAATTTTGCGGCATCTGTATCTCTCGGCGTAGCAGTCATTAAGAGTACATAATCTGGCGCCAGTACTTCGGTGAAAAAACGCCCAGCCTCTGCGGCGCGGACGAAGCCGTGGTGGGCTTCATCAACGACAACGCCGATACGATAGCCCTGTGCCCGTGCAGCACCTATGAGGTCATCAATGGACCACCCCGCGTCACTATCCTGCCGAGCTAGCCGACTCTCTTTACTTCGTGCAGCGACCGTCTGCCACGACAATACAAAAATGCTGCCGTCGGACAGCTTCTCGGGACTACGATCTGATTCGATGCTTAGCAAATTAAGCGAGGGAGCTTGGCGAGCTAACGTCGCTTTTGCCTGTGCAAGGACGCCGGTGAATGGCGCGAACCAGAACCAGATGACCCGGTCCTTAGCTGAGAACTCTGCTAACAATTCGCAAGCCATCAACGTCTTGCCAATACCGGTAGGTGCTTGAAGCATAACGCAAGCACCATTTTTCCGCGCCAAGGTCACTTGCTTTGAAACAGGCTTAGGTCCCAAAGAGTCATAAACTGCTTTCATGTCGTCGAATCGAGCAACCAACGCCTCAATATGTTTAGCTTGGAATTTAAGCGGCATTATGCGACTCATCCGACGTCTCCCTGATGTACTTCCTCAAATTGTTCTTCTTGCGCTTCGCGTACGTTACCTTGCTTGAAAGCACGGTGGAGGTCGTACGGTACTGACACTACTCTAATACGCTGCGAGAACTCCTGAAGCCGTTCGGTGACAACCGCAGGTGCCCAAGTCAGGACTACAACGACCCCATTATGTTGAGAGATTGCAGTCTGTAGCTCGTCGAGCGTTGCAGTTTTGACGTTGCAGCAATAAGCCACCATGTGTTCCCCCAAGACAGATACGGCGAGGCGTGGAGTAACGGGCGTCAACGGATGGCCGCAAGCTTGCAGCGCAAAATTCCACGCCATACTGTCAGTGATACCTTCTTCCAGACGATGCATTGGCACACGTAAGGCTTTCACATAGGCGAAATTGCCGCCTAACCCCGCAACGCTTTTTCCATTCCCATTTTCGTACCCTTCGATAGCATTTCGCACCCGTGCCGCGCATACGTCTCTGCAAAGATTACGTTCTGGACTTTCTGCTGTCGCTTCTGTGCTTGATACCAATACAAACTTGCGTTGGCCATCGTCTTCCTTGTTTAAGGCTAGGAGAGCTTGCGCCAAGGTTCCTGAACCGGCGAAGAAATCGACAACCAGGTCGCCCGGCTTAGTCGCCATGCGCAGAATGCGGTCCATCAACTGCAACGGCTTTGGCGTTGAGAATACGTCCTCATTACGCTCTTTGGGCAGTATGTCGTTTAGCTGCTTTTTTGCATCCTGAGTATGACCAACGGCATCGTAGGTCCAAAGAGTCTGTGGCACTACACCTTGCTTAACTTCAGAAAGGAAGCGCTTCATGGCTGGGATGTTGTTCCCATCTTTGCCCCACCAGATTCGACTATCGGCATTTAGCTCATCAAATTTCGAGCGCGACACGCGCCAATAGGTCCCGGCTGGAGGACCTTCAATTAATCTGCCTGATGGACAAGTTATAGGATACCGACCTTCGCCATAATAATTGCGTGCTGTCAGGTCACTGGGCTTCCATGGACCCCGAAGGTCGTTGTCTGGATTCTTATACGCTTTGTCTTGCTCGGCAGAACGGGGCAACGGGTTCGGGCGCCAGCGGTCGCGGTCTGCGGCATAGACAAGGATGTACTCGTGGTCATCCGAAAAATGGACGGCTGTATTTTTTGGTGAATAGACTTTTTGCCAGATGACGTTTGCGATGAAATTATTTTCGCCAAACACTTGGTTCATGAGCAGCCCAAGATTGAACAACTCGTTGTCATCAATCGATACGAAGATAACGCCATCCTCTGCAAGTAGGTCTTTGGCCAATCGCAAACGCTGGTACATGAACTCCAGCCACGTCGAGTGCCGGTACCGGTTGGTCGGTTCAAAGAAGCTGTCGTTGTAGACAAAATCTTTCCTGCCGGTGTTATATGGTGGGTCAATGTAGATGAGTTTGACCTGTCCGGCATGCGTCGTCACAAGGTGACGTAGGGCGTCAAAGTTGTCGCCCTCTACTACCAAGTTAGTCCAAGGTCCGGGACCCACCGATTGTTCTTTGTCTAGCTCGAACCCGACGAAGTCGCGGTTGAGAGACTTATCTTGCGCGATACCGTCGCGTTCCCAACGCAGTCCGTAGCGGGCCAAGGCATCGCGCCTCTGTAACACTGCAAGCAACTCTTCTCTCGTCAAATCGTCGTAATTCACTAGCTATCTCACTTTTTTTCAAGATTCCATCTTAACTCTTCCGCTATGAAACAGGAAAGGGAAGAAGGGCGCTCAACAGTGACGGATAGTATGATTCTCAGGAATATAAGCGCCGAGCTTTCGCTCTTCAACCTCAATCCTTGGAGCGCAATCCGAGTAAAACCGGCGCACGGTCTGTTGATTTACATTTTTGCAACATTGCATACCTTAGGCCCAATAATCTCCTCTGCTTTCTGCGGTGGCGCGGCATTGAGAGAGAGGCAACAGGGGCAATTTGAGCGATCCCGAGAAATCCAACTCGACCACCAAGGCAGTAACCCTCCTGTTGCGTAGTTTGAGGCAGAAGGGGCCGCCCGCAACGATATGCTCGCCACCGAAAGCAAATATGGATGGGATCGTGATGGTATCAAGCTGGCCGCGCAGTAAAACGACATCCTAGCGGGCGACCAAGGTCGGCGGGTTCAGGTCAGGACGGATTGGAGTACGGCTGATGACATATCGAGGGATGCATTTTTTGAATGGCCTAGCGGGATCCGGTATCGATTCTAACCCCCGTAAGCTTTTTTTAGCTTTCCAGTCAGCGTCGATATGCCCGCTTTCACTGCGACAGCACGAAGCTTGGCGGGATTCTTCTTCAAGTCCGAGACAATAGCTCGAAATGTCGCCAACTCCGAGTTGGCGGAATATTTTATGCTGAAGCGGCCTGAAGCGGATGAGCGAGTAGCGCTAGACTTTGTCATGATAGTCTCCCACGTGACTTCAAATTATAGCCCACGCCTGCGGCGATTTGATATGAGGCGACATGACGCCGCTCAGAGAGAGATGGACAGGATTGTGCCCCTAACATCCAGCCCATCGAGAGCTAGCGCATCGTTGAAATGCTGGGGACTGAGAAGCGCAGGTGGCCACGATCCGTGACCACCCGGCAGTGCGGGTGATTACTCGTTGACGGCGGCCAGCACGTTATGCGCCTGCTCGTCCGCATGGTACGAGCTGCGCACCATGGCGCCGACGGCGGCGTGCTTGAAGCCCATCTTGTACGCTTCCGCCTCGAACATCTTGAACACGTCCGGGTGCACGTAGCGGCGCACCGGCAGGTGGCTGTTCGACGGCGCCAGGTACTGGCCGATGGTCAGCATGTCGATGTTGTGCTCACGCATGTCGCGCATCACTTGCAGGATTTCCTCGTCGGTCTCGCCCAGGCCGACCATGATGCCCGACTTGGTTTTGACTTCAGGATACAGCTCCTTGAATTCCTTGAGCAGTTGCAGCGAGTGCATGTAGTCCGAACCCGGACGCGCTTCCTTGTACAGGCGCGGCACCGTTTCCAGGTTGTGGTTCATCACGTCCGGCAGGCCGTCCTTGAAGATGTCCAGCGCCTTTTGCAGGCGGCCGCGGAAGTCCGGCACCAGCACTTCGATCTGGGTCTTCGGCGACAGCGCGCGGGTGTTCTGGATGCACTCGACGAAGTGGCCGGCGCCGCCGTCGCGCAAGTCGTCGCGGTCGACCGAGGTGATGACCACATAGCTCAGGCGCAGCTCGGCGATGGTGCGCGACAGGTTGCCCGGCTCTTCCTTGTCCAGCGGATCGGGACGGCCGTGGCCGACGTCGCAGAACGGGCAGCGGCGGGTGCACTTGTCGCCCATGATCATGAAGGTGGCGGTGCCCTTGCCGAAGCATTCGCCGATGTTCGGGCAGCTCGCTTCTTCGCAGACGGTGACCAGCTTGTTCTCGCGCAGGATGTCCTTGATCTCGTAGAAACGGGTCGAGGCCGACGCGGCCTTGACGCGGATCCACTCCGGCTTCTTCAGACGCTCAACTTGCTCGATCGGCACGATCTTGATCGGGATGCGCGCGGTCTTGCTGGCGCCTTTTTGCTTTTCGCTCGGGTTGTAAGCGGGGGCAATGCTGGAGGTGGTCTCAGTGGTCATTTGGCTGCGTGCCCTCGCGGGCATAGTTTGGTTGTTCGTGTATTGCTGCTGGTTCTACAAGAGCCAGGACGCGTATCAGTTCGTCGGCCAGTTGCTGTTGCACGTCCGACAATTGCGCCTGGGCGCCGACGGACCGCATATCGACTGTTTCCAGCCCGGCATAGCCGCAAGGATTAATCCAGGAAAACGGGGCCAAATCCATCGCCACATTCAGCGACAGCCCATGGTAGGTGCAACCGTTGCCGCGCACTTTCAAGCCGAGCGCGGCGATTTTGGCGCCTCGCTTCGGCCCGCCGGCCATATAAATGCCCGGCGCGCCTTCAACGCGCTCACCGACGAGATTATACGCCCCTAATACATTGATGATCCCCTGCTCGATTTTATGGACGAATTGCCGGGCATACAGCTTGCCGCCGGGCTTGTTGCGGCGCAGGTCGATCAGCATGTAAATCACCACCTGGCCGGGGCCGTGGTAAGTGACTTCGCCGCCCCGGTCGGTCTGCACCACGGGGATGGCGGACGCGCCGGCCAGCAGGTGGCCACGGTCGGCGCCCAGGCCCAGCGTGAAAACGGGCGGGTGCTCGACGATCCACAGTTCGTCGCGGGTGTCCGGCGTGCGCGCGTCGGTGAAGGCGCGCATCGCGGCAAAGGTGCTGTCGTAGTCGGCGAGACCGAGGTGGCGGATCAGCGCCGGCCCGATTTGGGTAGGAGACGTCATGCCGCCATTATAAATCAGCCGGCAAAGCGGGGCTGAAGGCGGCCAGCCCGGCTGATGACCCGGCGGCCACTGCTGCATCGACCGACCTTGCATTGGACGGCGGCATCATCCTGCAATTTTTTCGGCTCGTCGATACACGGCCGCCGGCTTGGCTAGATTTATTCACATGCCACACCTTGCCGTAGCGCCTGTATAACGTTATATTTTCGTGATTCCTGCTAATTTTATTCACATAGTTATCCACAGCATGCCGACCTGATGAGCGCCAGCCGCCGCCTGCCCAATTTTTCCGCTTTGCGCGCCTTCGAGGCGGCGGCCCGGCACGAGAACTTCTCGCGGGCGGCGGAAGAGTTGCATCTGACGCATGGCGCGATCAGCCATCAGGTCCGGGCGCTGGAGCAGGAATTGGGCAGGCCGCTGTTCGTGCGTCACGGCCGACAGGTGAAAATAACCAGCGACGCGCTCAAATTTGCCCAGTTTTTAGGCAAATCCTTTGCCGATATTGCCGCTGCGGCCGACGCGATGCGGGCGGCCAGCGTCAACCAGCGGCTGACGGTGACGTCGATTCCGTCGTTCGCGGCGCGCTGGCTCGCGCCCCGGCTGGGGCGGTTCATCGACTTGCATCCCGATATAGAGGTGGTGCTGCAGTCGAGCGGGCAACTGCAGGATCTGGCGCGCGACGGCATCGATGTCGGCATCCGTTTTGGCCGGGGCGACTATCCGGGCATGGTGGTGGAGCGGCTGATGGGCGACGTCTACTATCCGGTAGTGAGTCCCCACTATCGCGACGGCGCCCTGCCGGCAACGCCGCAACACCTGCCGCAGCAGACGCTGCTGCGCTCGGTCGAGCCCTGGTCGCCATGGCTGAGGGCGGCAGGCGTCGACATGGCCGAGCCGTCGGGCGGAGTGATGTTCGAAGATTTGTCGATGCTGATACGCTCCGCCGCCGATGGCAACGGGGTGGCGCTGGTGCGCCATATGGTGGCGATGCAGGAGATCGCCTCCGGGCAACTGGTGCGGCTGTTCGATATCGCCACACCCTGCCCGGATGAGTATTTCTTCGTCGCGCCGGCCGCCTCGGCCGACAGGCCGCAGGTGGTGGCGTTCCGCGACTGGTTGCTGGAAGAGATAGCCGCCTTCCAGCGCCAGCAACTTACATGACGATCTTCACCATCGGGTGCGCCGACAGTTCGGAATACAGCGCGTCGAGCTGCTCGCGGCTGACGGCGCGCACGGTCACGGTCAGGCCGGTGTAGTTGCCCTTGGCCGACGGCCGTACTTCCATTTTGCCTTCGTGGAATTCCGGATCGTGCTTTTGCACGACCAGCACGATGGTCGGGGCGAAGTCGATATGAGTCGGCCCCATCACCTTGATCGGGAAGTCGCTCGGGTATTCGATGAGGGACTCTGACGGCGGGATCGCTTGCATATTCATTCCAATCAAAAAGAAAACCGGCGGCATCAACACGATGCCACCGGCCTCTATTGTAGCGAATTCACGGTAAGCGCCGCGTGGCTTACGATTTGCCCATCTCCAGCGCGGCCGGCGCGGCGGCCTGCTGGCCCGACAGCCGTTGCAGCCGCGCCAGCGCCGACTCGTTGCCCAGGCCGGGCTGGGTCACCGATTTGCGGATCGCTTCGAGCTCGGCCGCCTGCTCGTAAGGACGCTGGCCGATGTCGGTGACGATCTTCAGGCCGGCCGCCTCGTTGTTGATGGCCTGGGCGCGGCGGGACAGCGCGTTGAGGGCGCTCGAATTGCCGCGCATGCCCGACAGGCCGGCCAGCTGGGCCTGGCGCTCGGCGCGCAACTCCTGCAAGTCCTGCTGGGCGCGCGCGCTGGCCAGCGCCTGCATCGCCTTCTTCGCCGCCGAATCGAACTCGGCCAGTTGCTTGGACAGCGCGTCGACGATGGTTTGCAGCTCGTCCATGTACTGGCGGGCGTCGGCCTCCTCCTGCAACTCCTGCGGCATGCGCTGCTTGTTGGCCTCCAGCTCGTCGCAGAACAGGGTGATCGTCGCCTCGGAAATCTTACCAGAGGCGAGGCGGTCGGCCAGGGTGCCGGCGGCCTGCTCGTCGGTGGCGATCAGCTGGCGCAGCTTGACCACGTCCGCCGCCTCCTTGTTGAAGGAGGCGCGGGCGGCCGCCAGCTTTTGCGCGGTGCTGCGCAGGCTGTCGGCCAGGCGGTCGCGGTCGGCCTCGGTCGCCGTTTCCGGATCAAAATTGGCGATCGCCTCGGACACGCGGTCCCCCAAGGCGCCAAAGTGTTTGGAGATCAGGCGCGCGGTCAAACCCCAGCCATTCGAGTTGCTCATATCGTTCTTCCTTCTACATTGAAGTTAAAAATGCGCATCATTGGATAACGATGCGTTCCTGCTCCACCGGGATGCCGATGACAAAGTCGACATGGATCCCGCGCTTCGATGCATCGCCGTTCACGCTGCTGATGATTTCAGTCGTGATGAGCAAATATTCGCTGCCGCCGTCGCGCAGCTGGCGCACGTACGGCATGAAATACATTTCCTGGCGTAAACCGAGGCTGCCGCTCGGGTTGTCG encodes:
- a CDS encoding DEAD/DEAH box helicase family protein — protein: MPLKFQAKHIEALVARFDDMKAVYDSLGPKPVSKQVTLARKNGACVMLQAPTGIGKTLMACELLAEFSAKDRVIWFWFAPFTGVLAQAKATLARQAPSLNLLSIESDRSPEKLSDGSIFVLSWQTVAARSKESRLARQDSDAGWSIDDLIGAARAQGYRIGVVVDEAHHGFVRAAEAGRFFTEVLAPDYVLLMTATPRDTDAAKFATQTGYRIGPQSEWASISRHEGVDAQLLKRSVKAVRFISQNADDAQLIAYEEVALSECAAMHRLIKKTLADEHISLTPLMLVQVPNGGQAIKDAKAYLVNVLKFPESAVREHTADEPDPNLDALANDPSVEVILFKMAIATGFDAPRAFTLAALRGARDADFGVQVVGRIMRVHRSLQGRLDLLSKLLSYGYVFLANSAAQEGLLSAAAQINQMPEQMAQAGASTVVTVVAGETVVQVVKPGQSLTLLPEPDAYPVKTAPQELTGTVMADNPSQLLTKQSPLFALLATPPSDFSPGYKDGHTALTKAFELDAQNDQRFVYARREYMPHSLVTETLPAVPDDFEERLVSCIDFAKVLGDRLKVRSKMTERTTDVFDASTVVEDRDIWAQVSTPMIAAKARQLAFEFDDVDRREMLQALKTRFHSTLIAEGHIPPAIDEELTHQLELVLVRNPNLVKEAHKRMRAEQVHASNVHLPDSLVSDVPLESAARNIFGVFPADMSPQEREFAEQLDTSTDVIWWHRNPVRKPSSVALYKWADGMGFFPDFVLHLKERVEGGGVALAEVKGAHLQYYDRAKAAAAHITYGRVFMIGKEAGKDGSFRFWRKVNDDTLADDGKFEVPRMRYS
- a CDS encoding site-specific DNA-methyltransferase, producing MNYDDLTREELLAVLQRRDALARYGLRWERDGIAQDKSLNRDFVGFELDKEQSVGPGPWTNLVVEGDNFDALRHLVTTHAGQVKLIYIDPPYNTGRKDFVYNDSFFEPTNRYRHSTWLEFMYQRLRLAKDLLAEDGVIFVSIDDNELFNLGLLMNQVFGENNFIANVIWQKVYSPKNTAVHFSDDHEYILVYAADRDRWRPNPLPRSAEQDKAYKNPDNDLRGPWKPSDLTARNYYGEGRYPITCPSGRLIEGPPAGTYWRVSRSKFDELNADSRIWWGKDGNNIPAMKRFLSEVKQGVVPQTLWTYDAVGHTQDAKKQLNDILPKERNEDVFSTPKPLQLMDRILRMATKPGDLVVDFFAGSGTLAQALLALNKEDDGQRKFVLVSSTEATAESPERNLCRDVCAARVRNAIEGYENGNGKSVAGLGGNFAYVKALRVPMHRLEEGITDSMAWNFALQACGHPLTPVTPRLAVSVLGEHMVAYCCNVKTATLDELQTAISQHNGVVVVLTWAPAVVTERLQEFSQRIRVVSVPYDLHRAFKQGNVREAQEEQFEEVHQGDVG
- the lipA gene encoding lipoyl synthase, which codes for MTTETTSSIAPAYNPSEKQKGASKTARIPIKIVPIEQVERLKKPEWIRVKAASASTRFYEIKDILRENKLVTVCEEASCPNIGECFGKGTATFMIMGDKCTRRCPFCDVGHGRPDPLDKEEPGNLSRTIAELRLSYVVITSVDRDDLRDGGAGHFVECIQNTRALSPKTQIEVLVPDFRGRLQKALDIFKDGLPDVMNHNLETVPRLYKEARPGSDYMHSLQLLKEFKELYPEVKTKSGIMVGLGETDEEILQVMRDMREHNIDMLTIGQYLAPSNSHLPVRRYVHPDVFKMFEAEAYKMGFKHAAVGAMVRSSYHADEQAHNVLAAVNE
- the lipB gene encoding lipoyl(octanoyl) transferase LipB gives rise to the protein MTSPTQIGPALIRHLGLADYDSTFAAMRAFTDARTPDTRDELWIVEHPPVFTLGLGADRGHLLAGASAIPVVQTDRGGEVTYHGPGQVVIYMLIDLRRNKPGGKLYARQFVHKIEQGIINVLGAYNLVGERVEGAPGIYMAGGPKRGAKIAALGLKVRGNGCTYHGLSLNVAMDLAPFSWINPCGYAGLETVDMRSVGAQAQLSDVQQQLADELIRVLALVEPAAIHEQPNYAREGTQPNDH
- the gcvA gene encoding transcriptional regulator GcvA encodes the protein MSASRRLPNFSALRAFEAAARHENFSRAAEELHLTHGAISHQVRALEQELGRPLFVRHGRQVKITSDALKFAQFLGKSFADIAAAADAMRAASVNQRLTVTSIPSFAARWLAPRLGRFIDLHPDIEVVLQSSGQLQDLARDGIDVGIRFGRGDYPGMVVERLMGDVYYPVVSPHYRDGALPATPQHLPQQTLLRSVEPWSPWLRAAGVDMAEPSGGVMFEDLSMLIRSAADGNGVALVRHMVAMQEIASGQLVRLFDIATPCPDEYFFVAPAASADRPQVVAFRDWLLEEIAAFQRQQLT
- a CDS encoding DUF493 family protein; the encoded protein is MQAIPPSESLIEYPSDFPIKVMGPTHIDFAPTIVLVVQKHDPEFHEGKMEVRPSAKGNYTGLTVTVRAVSREQLDALYSELSAHPMVKIVM